In Miscanthus floridulus cultivar M001 chromosome 5, ASM1932011v1, whole genome shotgun sequence, one genomic interval encodes:
- the LOC136453342 gene encoding external alternative NAD(P)H-ubiquinone oxidoreductase B3, mitochondrial-like: MASNGESLVRRAAEAVRRTPRWKKGLVFFAVGASTLTYACQDNRVLQICDGTGNKKKVVILGTGWAGASFLRNIDTSLYDVHVVSPRNYFTFTPLLPSVTCGTVEARSIVEPIRNIVGKRNGAFRFWEAECFKIDPTNKKVHCRSDVGMNINGNGEFVVDYDYLIVSVGARPNTFNTPGVTENCHFLKEVEDAQKIRKSVMKCFERAALPNLSEEERKNNLHFVVIGGGPTGVEFAAELHDFVNEDLAKLYPDVKKYVNISVIEAGGHILTMFDKRITQFAEEKFKRDGIDLKTNFKVVKVSNKDITMTNPATGEVAVPYGMAVWSTGIGTRPIIMDFMKQLGQGNRRVLATDEWLRVQGCEDVYALGDCATIAQRKVMEDVAAIFRVADKDNSGTLTVKKIKDVLGDIYERYPQVELYLKSNQMKGFHDLLKDSDGSSKELKELDIEQFKKALAQVDSQVKMLPATAQVAAQEGSYLADCFNRMKTCEEYPEGPIRIRGAGRHRFKPFRYRHLGQFAPLGGEQTAYQLPGDWVHVGHSTQWLWYSVYASKQFSWRTRMLVVSDWGRRFIFGRDSSSI, encoded by the exons ATGGCGAGCAACGGCGAGTCGCTGGTGCGCCGAGCCGCCGAGGCGGTGCGCCGCACGCCGCGATGGAAGAAGGGGCTCGTCTTCTTCGCCGTCGG AGCTAGCACCTTAACTTATGCTTGTCAAGATAACCGGGTTCTTCAAATTTGTGATGGGACTGGAAACAAGAAGAAGGTGGTTATCCTTGGAACTGGATGGGCAGGTGCAAGTTTCTTGAGAAATATCGACACATCTTTATATGATGTCCATGTGGTATCACCTCGTAATTACTTCACCTTCACTCCTTTGTTGCCAAGTGTGACATGTGGCACAGTTGAAGCACGTAGTATCGTGGAACCAATTCGCAATATCGTGGGAAAG AGAAATGGTGCATTCCGATTTTGGGAGGCTGAGTGCTTCAAGATTGATCCAACAAACAAAAAAGTCCACTGCAGATCAGATGTTGGGATGAACATTAATGGAAACGGTGAATTTGTTGTGGATTATGATTACCTGATTGTCAGTGTTGGGGCTAGACCTAATACTTtcaacacccctggtgttactgAGAATTGCCATTTCCTAAAG GAAGTAGAAGATGCTCAAAAGATCAGGAAGAGTGTCATGAAATGTTTTGAAAGAGCTGCCCTTCCAAACCTTTCTGAGGAAGAGAGAAAGAACAACCTTCATTTCGTTGTTATTGGTGGTGGCCCAACAGGGGTTGAATTTGCTGCAGAGTTGCACGACTTTGTGAATGAAGACTTGGCAAAGTTGTATCCTGATGTAAAGAAGTATGTAAACATTTCAGTAATTGAAGCAGGAGGTCATATCCTTACAAT GTTTGACAAAAGAATCACTCAATTTGCTGAAGAGAAGTTCAAGAGGGATGGCATAGATTTGAAGACAAATTTTAAGGTCGTGAAGGTGTCTAATAAGGATATTACCATGACCAATCCTGCTACAGGAGAGGTCGCTGTTCCTTATGGGATGGCAGTTTGGTCAACTGGAATTGGAACCCGTCCCATCATTATGGATTTCATGAAGCAACTTGGTCAG GGGAATCGGCGTGTTCTAGCTACTGATGAGTGGCTTAGGGTTCAAGGGTGTGAGGATGTATATGCTCTTGGTGATTGCGCAACAATTGCTCAAAGAAAAGTTATG GAAGATGTTGCTGCCATATTCCGAGTAGCAGACAAGGATAACTCTGGCACTTTAACTGTGAAGAAAATAAAAGATGTTCTTGGAGACATCTATGAGAGATACCCACAAGTGGAATTGTATCTTAAATCCAACCAAATGAAGGGCTTCCACGATCTACTTAAAGACTCGGATGGTAGCTCCAAGGAGTTGAAAGAACTGGATATCGAACAGTTCAAAAAGGCCCTAGCTCAAGTGGACTCTCAAGTCAAGATGCTCCCAGCAACAGCTCAG GTTGCCGCACAAGAGGGAAGTTACCTAGCAGACTGCTTCAACAGAATGAAGACGTGTGAAGAATATCCTGAGGGTCCTATAAGGATCAGAGGTGCAGGGCGTCATCGGTTCAAACCTTTCAG GTACAGGCATCTTGGGCAATTCGCTCCACTGGGTGGAGAGCAAACTGCTTATCAATTGCCTGGTGACTGGGTACATGTTGGACACAGCACCCAATGGCTTTGGTATTCTGTCTATGCAAG CAAACAATTCAGTTGGCGCACAAGGATGCTGGTCGTATCAGATTGGGGGAGGCGGTTCATCTTTGGAAGGGACTCAAGTAgcatataa